From Streptomyces yatensis, one genomic window encodes:
- a CDS encoding carbohydrate ABC transporter permease — protein MAVLTAPERTSPAPPPPHGRRARGPGRTPPLVLAFLLVPLLAEAVWVFWPALQGFYLALTNWDGVSAPEFVGLGNFREMAHDEVFRTAAVDTVLWLVLFGGLSALLGLGAALLLQQERRGVGFYRAALFLPVVFSLVATALVWQAIYQPDGVLNQLLESVGLDSLRHAWLADQDTALYAVIVPALWRQVGYVMVLYLAGLKGVDPALYEAAKVDGAGPWQRFRHVTLPQLRGVNAVVLSVIIIDSLRSFDVVWSLTRGGPYHSSELLSTYMYSTAFQSLRLGYGSALAVVIFVLAFGVIASYLVRAFREAD, from the coding sequence GTGGCCGTCCTCACCGCTCCCGAACGCACCTCCCCGGCCCCGCCGCCGCCCCACGGCAGGCGGGCCCGGGGCCCTGGGCGCACACCCCCGCTGGTACTCGCCTTCCTCCTGGTCCCGCTGCTCGCCGAGGCCGTCTGGGTCTTCTGGCCCGCGCTCCAGGGCTTCTACCTCGCCCTGACCAACTGGGACGGCGTGTCGGCGCCCGAGTTCGTGGGCCTCGGCAACTTCCGCGAGATGGCCCATGACGAGGTCTTCCGTACCGCCGCCGTCGACACCGTGCTGTGGCTGGTGCTGTTCGGCGGCCTGTCCGCGCTGCTCGGCCTCGGCGCGGCCCTCCTCCTCCAGCAGGAGCGCCGCGGCGTCGGCTTCTACCGCGCCGCCCTCTTCCTGCCGGTCGTCTTCTCCCTGGTCGCCACCGCGCTGGTCTGGCAGGCCATCTACCAGCCCGACGGCGTCCTGAACCAGCTCCTGGAATCGGTCGGCCTCGACAGCCTGCGCCACGCCTGGCTCGCCGACCAGGACACCGCCCTGTACGCGGTGATCGTGCCCGCGCTGTGGCGCCAGGTCGGCTATGTGATGGTGCTGTACCTCGCCGGGCTCAAGGGCGTCGACCCAGCCCTGTACGAGGCGGCCAAGGTCGACGGCGCCGGACCCTGGCAGCGCTTCCGCCATGTGACGCTGCCGCAGCTGCGCGGTGTCAACGCGGTCGTCCTGTCCGTGATCATCATCGACTCGCTGCGCTCCTTCGACGTCGTGTGGTCGCTGACCCGGGGCGGTCCCTACCACTCGTCCGAGCTGCTGAGCACCTACATGTACTCCACCGCTTTCCAGTCCCTGCGGCTGGGATACGGCTCCGCGCTGGCGGTCGTGATCTTCGTCCTGGCCTTCGGCGTCATCGCCTCCTACCTCGTGCGCGCCTTCCGGGAGGCCGACTGA
- a CDS encoding carbohydrate ABC transporter permease, translating into MSANSTAVRRKRAATAGFHLGAGALAVLWLLPIALVLVTSLRSFDDIAVHGLGSWPRSFTLDNFRQAWVDGGQQRALINSLVVTIPCVLVTLTLAAMAAFALSRYEVPFRRSLLLLMLGGNLLPPQILLIPVSKLSELMGVYDTLPALIGVQIGFGVGFYVFVLHGFMRAIPVEIQQAAVIDGAGPWQVFWRIILPLTRPALAALSALSFTWIFNDLLWAITVLRSDAKMPITGALIGLQGQFVSMWNVIAAGSVIAAAPTVAVFLRFQRHFVAGLNLGAVK; encoded by the coding sequence ATGTCCGCCAACTCCACCGCCGTGCGCCGCAAGCGCGCCGCGACCGCCGGATTCCACCTGGGCGCCGGTGCGCTGGCCGTCCTGTGGCTGCTGCCCATCGCGCTGGTCCTGGTGACCAGCCTGCGCTCCTTCGACGACATCGCCGTCCATGGCCTGGGGAGTTGGCCCCGCTCCTTCACCCTCGACAACTTCCGTCAGGCCTGGGTCGACGGCGGCCAGCAGCGCGCCCTGATCAACAGCCTGGTCGTCACCATTCCGTGCGTGCTGGTGACGCTGACCCTGGCCGCCATGGCCGCGTTCGCCCTCAGCCGCTACGAGGTGCCCTTCCGCCGCTCCCTGCTGCTGCTCATGCTCGGCGGCAACCTGCTCCCCCCGCAGATCCTGCTCATCCCCGTCTCCAAGCTGAGCGAGCTGATGGGCGTCTACGACACGCTCCCCGCGCTCATCGGGGTGCAGATCGGCTTCGGCGTCGGCTTCTACGTCTTCGTCCTGCACGGGTTCATGCGGGCGATCCCGGTCGAGATCCAGCAGGCCGCCGTCATCGACGGCGCCGGTCCCTGGCAGGTCTTCTGGCGGATCATCCTGCCGCTCACCCGCCCGGCGCTGGCCGCGCTCAGCGCGCTGTCCTTCACCTGGATCTTCAACGATCTGCTGTGGGCGATCACCGTGCTGCGCAGCGACGCCAAGATGCCCATCACCGGCGCCCTGATCGGGCTGCAGGGCCAGTTCGTCTCGATGTGGAACGTAATCGCGGCCGGATCCGTCATCGCCGCGGCCCCCACCGTGGCCGTCTTCCTCCGCTTCCAGCGCCACTTCGTGGCCGGACTCAACCTCGGAGCGGTGAAATGA
- a CDS encoding alpha-galactosidase: MTSYRRWTLRTEHSCYTVRLSPDGPWAELDAWGPPGVETGPSALDWSRRTHFITPADAAPAEYLPSGLRPFTGADLVAGRPGAERGAWWEFEGAEEGPGTLRLTFTDGLLGLRTVLCYATVPGTDVIHRWTEHTCTGDEELRLERFDSAAVNVPVTGGARLTYLTGQWSQEFQRTQLTLTRGAFTMGSSQGVPGHAYAPWLAVQDAADPGDPPAYGVALEWPGNWHITAEAEPGGAVRVRSGRVPHEGVVRLAPGDTLTTPRLACAFSAEGLDGLSRVWHRYERHLTGERLHRPRKVLYNSWEATTFDVDAAAQLELAKTAADIGAELFVVDDGWFTGRADDTGGLGDWYPDPAAFPSGFDTFVADVRALGLDFGLWIEPEAVSPGSRLYADHPDWVYRIDGRPARLVRNQLLLDLGRTDVQDFVIATLDRLLTGHDISYLKWDMNRPPTERGRPGAGPADRLDLDAQHVAGYLRVLDHLRTAHPRVTVEGCAGGGGRIDHATLARADVVWPSDNTAPLDRLAIQHGFLHAHAPHVMSSWVTDAPGVFDPRPRSLAFRFVNAMCGVLGIGADLRRWDAGQRAEAAEWIARYKEVRDVVHLGEARLLGSPLEATCGVQYDGPDARTVVAALGTGRLDGSPLVPGRPARLRLRGLDPAARYRDAASETTYSGAHLLHYGLPFTWSADHDAELVVLTRQ; the protein is encoded by the coding sequence ATGACCTCGTACCGGCGCTGGACCCTGCGCACCGAGCACAGCTGCTACACCGTCCGCCTCTCCCCCGACGGCCCGTGGGCCGAGCTCGACGCCTGGGGGCCGCCCGGTGTCGAGACCGGACCGTCCGCGCTGGACTGGTCCAGGCGCACCCACTTCATCACGCCCGCCGACGCGGCGCCCGCCGAGTATCTGCCGTCCGGGCTGCGGCCGTTCACCGGGGCCGACCTGGTGGCGGGGCGCCCGGGCGCGGAGCGGGGAGCATGGTGGGAGTTCGAGGGCGCCGAGGAGGGGCCGGGGACCCTGCGGCTCACCTTCACCGACGGTCTGCTCGGTCTGCGTACGGTCCTGTGCTACGCCACGGTGCCCGGCACCGATGTGATCCACCGCTGGACCGAGCACACCTGCACCGGCGACGAGGAGCTGCGGCTGGAGCGGTTCGACTCGGCCGCCGTGAACGTCCCCGTCACCGGCGGCGCCCGGCTGACCTACCTCACCGGCCAGTGGTCGCAGGAATTCCAGCGCACCCAACTCACTCTGACCAGGGGCGCGTTCACCATGGGCAGCAGCCAGGGCGTGCCCGGGCACGCCTACGCGCCGTGGCTCGCGGTCCAGGATGCCGCGGACCCCGGGGACCCGCCCGCCTATGGCGTGGCCCTGGAGTGGCCCGGCAACTGGCACATCACCGCGGAGGCCGAACCGGGCGGCGCCGTGCGGGTGCGCTCCGGCCGCGTACCGCACGAGGGCGTGGTGCGGCTTGCGCCCGGCGACACCCTCACCACACCGCGCCTCGCCTGCGCCTTCAGCGCCGAAGGGCTCGACGGGCTGTCCCGCGTCTGGCACCGCTACGAACGCCATCTGACCGGTGAGCGGCTGCACCGCCCCCGCAAGGTCCTCTACAACTCCTGGGAGGCCACCACCTTCGACGTCGACGCGGCGGCGCAGCTCGAACTGGCGAAGACGGCCGCGGACATCGGGGCCGAGCTGTTCGTCGTGGACGACGGATGGTTCACCGGCCGCGCCGACGACACCGGGGGGCTGGGCGACTGGTACCCGGACCCGGCGGCGTTCCCGTCCGGCTTCGACACGTTCGTGGCCGACGTACGCGCGCTGGGCCTGGACTTCGGTCTGTGGATCGAGCCGGAGGCCGTCAGCCCCGGCAGCAGGCTGTACGCCGACCACCCGGACTGGGTGTACCGGATCGACGGCCGCCCCGCCCGCCTGGTGCGCAACCAGCTCCTGCTCGACCTGGGCCGGACCGATGTCCAGGACTTCGTCATCGCGACCCTCGACCGGCTGCTGACCGGCCATGACATCAGCTATCTCAAATGGGACATGAACCGGCCGCCGACCGAGCGCGGCCGCCCCGGCGCAGGTCCCGCCGACCGTCTCGACCTGGACGCCCAGCACGTCGCCGGCTATCTGCGCGTCCTGGACCATCTGCGCACCGCCCACCCCCGGGTCACCGTCGAGGGGTGCGCGGGCGGCGGCGGGCGCATCGACCACGCGACCCTCGCCCGCGCCGACGTGGTCTGGCCCAGCGACAACACCGCGCCGCTGGACCGGCTGGCCATCCAGCACGGCTTCCTGCACGCCCATGCCCCGCATGTGATGAGCTCCTGGGTCACCGACGCCCCCGGCGTCTTCGACCCCCGTCCGCGCAGCCTCGCCTTCCGCTTCGTCAATGCCATGTGCGGAGTGCTCGGCATCGGCGCCGATCTGCGCCGGTGGGACGCGGGGCAGCGCGCCGAGGCCGCCGAGTGGATCGCCCGCTACAAGGAAGTGCGCGATGTCGTCCACCTCGGCGAGGCCCGGCTCCTGGGCAGCCCGCTGGAGGCCACCTGCGGCGTCCAGTACGACGGCCCGGACGCGCGTACCGTGGTGGCCGCGCTCGGCACCGGCCGCCTGGACGGCTCCCCGCTCGTCCCGGGACGTCCGGCCCGGCTCCGGCTGCGCGGCCTCGACCCGGCCGCCCGCTACCGGGACGCCGCGTCGGAGACCACGTACAGCGGCGCCCATCTGCTCCACTACGGGCTGCCGTTCACCTGGAGCGCCGACCACGACGCGGAACTGGTGGTGCTGACACGGCAGTAG
- a CDS encoding SDR family NAD(P)-dependent oxidoreductase, producing MEQSRRYGDRFTARTAVVTGAASGIGAATAERLAQEGAAVVLADIAEERGAAVAERIGAGGGRARFVAADVSAEEDWERIAAAARGFGPVDVLVSNAYTVDVTPAHDMSLGSWQRQLSVNLTGAFLGFKAVLDDLRARRGAVVLTSSVHAHKGIPGHPAYAASKGALLSLCGQLAVEYGPEVRVNAVLPGPILTAAWDRVSPEDRARSVAETAAGRFGTPEEVAAAIAFLGSPEATYITGASLVVDGGWSVVKSSA from the coding sequence ATGGAACAGTCCCGCCGGTACGGTGACCGCTTCACCGCCCGCACGGCCGTGGTCACCGGAGCCGCCTCCGGCATCGGTGCGGCCACCGCCGAACGCCTCGCCCAGGAGGGCGCCGCCGTCGTGCTCGCCGACATCGCCGAGGAGCGCGGCGCGGCGGTCGCCGAGCGGATCGGTGCGGGCGGCGGCCGCGCCCGCTTCGTGGCCGCCGATGTCTCCGCGGAGGAGGACTGGGAGCGGATCGCGGCCGCCGCCCGCGGCTTCGGCCCGGTCGACGTGCTGGTCAGCAATGCCTACACGGTCGACGTCACCCCCGCCCATGACATGTCCCTGGGCTCCTGGCAGCGGCAGCTGTCCGTCAACCTCACCGGCGCCTTCCTGGGGTTCAAGGCCGTGCTGGACGATCTGCGCGCCCGCCGCGGAGCCGTCGTCCTGACCTCGTCCGTCCACGCCCACAAGGGCATCCCCGGCCACCCCGCCTACGCGGCCTCCAAGGGGGCGCTGCTGTCCCTGTGCGGGCAGCTCGCCGTCGAGTACGGGCCCGAGGTGCGGGTCAACGCCGTGCTGCCCGGCCCGATCCTGACGGCGGCCTGGGACCGGGTGTCCCCCGAGGACCGCGCGCGCAGCGTCGCCGAAACCGCGGCGGGCCGTTTCGGCACCCCGGAGGAGGTGGCCGCGGCCATCGCCTTCCTGGGCTCCCCCGAGGCCACCTACATCACCGGTGCGAGTCTTGTCGTGGACGGCGGCTGGAGCGTCGTCAAGTCCTCCGCATGA
- a CDS encoding FadR/GntR family transcriptional regulator — protein MTPYARRGVHGQTVEALARRILGGEIPEGATLDLVALQSELDVSLTALRESLKVLAAKGMVDARQKRGTFVRNRSDWNLLDADVLRWQFHSDRTTDADRALLRNLAEVRSIIEPAAVRLAAERRTDADLAALDAAVDAMGAGGSDAAHAVEADLAFHRALLVATHNELLERMEMVIESGLAHRDRIVHSSPHSQDPVPAHRAVLDAVRARDPHAAEAAMRDLLDQAGRDLDRVGGSDNDMERPSGQ, from the coding sequence ATGACGCCCTACGCCCGTCGCGGCGTGCACGGCCAGACCGTGGAGGCTCTCGCCCGCCGCATCCTGGGCGGCGAGATCCCCGAAGGGGCCACCCTGGACCTGGTCGCCCTGCAGAGCGAACTGGACGTCAGCCTCACCGCCCTGCGCGAGTCGCTGAAGGTACTGGCCGCCAAGGGGATGGTCGACGCCCGCCAGAAGCGCGGCACCTTCGTACGGAACCGCTCGGACTGGAATCTGCTCGACGCCGACGTGCTGCGCTGGCAGTTCCACAGCGACCGCACCACCGACGCCGACCGCGCGCTGCTGCGCAACCTGGCCGAGGTGCGCTCCATCATCGAACCGGCGGCCGTGCGCCTGGCCGCCGAGCGGCGCACCGACGCCGACCTCGCCGCCCTGGACGCCGCCGTGGACGCGATGGGGGCGGGCGGCTCCGACGCCGCCCACGCGGTGGAGGCCGACCTCGCCTTCCACCGGGCCCTGCTCGTCGCCACCCACAACGAACTCCTCGAACGCATGGAGATGGTGATCGAGTCGGGCCTCGCCCACCGCGACCGCATCGTGCACAGCTCCCCCCACAGCCAGGACCCCGTACCCGCCCACCGCGCCGTCCTGGACGCCGTGCGCGCCCGGGACCCGCACGCCGCCGAGGCCGCCATGCGGGACCTGCTCGACCAGGCAGGCCGCGACCTGGACCGGGTCGGCGGCTCCGACAACGACATGGAAAGGCCCTCTGGCCAGTGA
- the dgoD gene encoding galactonate dehydratase encodes MKITRIETFAVPPRWLFCRVETDDGVVGWGEPVVEGRAEVVRAAVDVLAEYLIGKDPLRIQDHWQVLTKGGFYRGGPVLSSAVAGLDQALWDIAGKTYGAPVHALLGGPVRDRVRVYAWVGGDEPAELTEQITAQVEAGFTAVKMNGAGATSPVATAAETAAVVDRVAAAREVLGPDRDVAVDFHGRFTAASSRRVLAELGPLHPLFVEEPVVPEHGHLLPGLVAATPVPLATGERLYGRTEFLPVLAAGIAVAQPDLSHAGGISEVHRIASLADTYGAQLAPHCPLGPIALAASLQVAFATPNFLIQEQSRGIHYNKDADLLSYLVDTEPFRFVDGHAPRGDAPGLGITIDEAAVRAADRTGHTWRNPVWRHPDGSFAEW; translated from the coding sequence GTGAAGATCACCCGTATCGAGACCTTCGCCGTGCCGCCGCGCTGGCTGTTCTGCCGCGTCGAGACCGACGACGGCGTGGTCGGCTGGGGCGAGCCCGTCGTCGAGGGGCGCGCCGAAGTGGTCCGCGCCGCCGTCGACGTCCTCGCCGAATACCTGATCGGCAAGGATCCACTGCGCATACAGGACCACTGGCAGGTGCTCACCAAGGGCGGCTTCTACCGCGGCGGACCCGTGCTCTCCAGCGCCGTCGCCGGCCTCGACCAGGCCCTGTGGGACATCGCCGGCAAGACCTACGGCGCCCCGGTGCACGCCCTGCTGGGCGGTCCCGTGCGCGACCGGGTCCGGGTGTACGCCTGGGTCGGCGGCGACGAGCCCGCCGAGCTGACCGAGCAGATCACCGCGCAGGTCGAGGCGGGCTTCACGGCGGTGAAGATGAACGGCGCCGGGGCGACCTCCCCGGTGGCCACCGCCGCCGAGACCGCCGCGGTCGTCGACCGGGTGGCCGCGGCCCGCGAGGTCCTCGGACCGGACCGGGACGTGGCCGTCGACTTCCACGGACGCTTCACGGCCGCGAGCTCCCGCCGCGTCCTGGCCGAACTGGGCCCCCTCCACCCGCTGTTCGTGGAGGAACCCGTCGTCCCCGAGCACGGCCATCTGCTGCCCGGCCTGGTCGCCGCGACCCCGGTGCCCCTGGCCACCGGCGAACGGCTCTACGGACGCACGGAGTTCCTGCCCGTCCTCGCCGCCGGTATCGCCGTCGCGCAGCCCGATCTGTCCCACGCGGGCGGCATCTCCGAGGTGCACCGCATCGCCTCGCTCGCCGATACCTACGGCGCCCAGCTCGCCCCGCACTGCCCGCTCGGCCCCATCGCGCTGGCGGCCAGCCTCCAGGTCGCGTTCGCGACACCGAACTTCCTGATCCAGGAGCAGAGCCGCGGCATCCACTACAACAAGGACGCCGATCTGCTGTCCTACCTCGTCGACACCGAGCCGTTCCGCTTCGTGGACGGCCATGCGCCCCGCGGCGACGCCCCGGGCCTTGGCATCACCATCGACGAGGCGGCCGTACGCGCGGCCGACCGCACCGGTCACACCTGGCGCAACCCGGTCTGGCGGCACCCCGACGGCTCCTTCGCGGAGTGGTGA
- a CDS encoding bifunctional 4-hydroxy-2-oxoglutarate aldolase/2-dehydro-3-deoxy-phosphogluconate aldolase: MDLRAALAAHRLVAVVRGDDPEAALRTVLALADEGIELIEVSLSGTDALSVIERAREALGPDRPLGAGTVLTAEDAHAVHRAGADFAVTPGLGAGMSTARELGLPVLAGVMTPTEVIAARALGAEALKIFPAAQAGGPGYLKALRGPFPHEPFVPVGGVDEAAARAYLAAGATAVGIGSPLVGDAADGGSTAALRERARAFRTAVREATA, translated from the coding sequence GTGGACCTGCGAGCCGCCCTGGCCGCCCATCGGCTGGTCGCCGTCGTACGCGGCGACGACCCCGAGGCCGCGCTGCGCACCGTACTGGCCCTGGCCGACGAGGGCATCGAGCTGATCGAGGTGTCGCTGTCCGGCACGGACGCCCTGTCCGTCATCGAGCGGGCCCGCGAGGCGCTGGGCCCCGACCGTCCGCTCGGCGCGGGCACCGTGCTCACCGCCGAGGACGCCCACGCCGTCCACCGGGCGGGCGCCGACTTCGCCGTCACCCCCGGTCTGGGCGCGGGGATGTCCACCGCCCGCGAACTGGGCCTGCCGGTCCTGGCCGGGGTCATGACGCCGACCGAGGTCATCGCCGCCCGTGCGCTCGGCGCCGAGGCGCTGAAGATCTTCCCGGCCGCGCAGGCGGGCGGTCCCGGCTATCTCAAGGCCCTGCGGGGGCCGTTCCCGCACGAGCCGTTCGTACCGGTCGGCGGCGTGGACGAAGCCGCGGCCCGCGCCTATCTGGCCGCCGGGGCGACCGCGGTCGGTATCGGCTCGCCGCTCGTCGGTGACGCCGCCGACGGCGGCAGCACGGCCGCCCTGCGCGAACGCGCCCGCGCCTTCCGCACCGCCGTCCGGGAGGCCACAGCGTGA
- a CDS encoding SMP-30/gluconolactonase/LRE family protein: protein MTEDPRPTRPDRLELGEGIRWTGDALVLVDILEGRLLTAPQDPTAPLRTLAELPVPLGAVAPVADRPGTWIAAAGTGICLLGPDGATTWLARPEAAAHPARRMNDGTADPSGRFWAGSMGYDADEDAGSLYRVDHDGTVTRVLDGITVPNGPAFTADGRAMYLAESARGVVRRYPVDPATGGLGTPTTFVTMDGGSPDGMAVDDEGGVWMAVWGTGTVRRYRQDGALDRTLRLPAAQPAGVCLQGDVLHITTARVGLTRPGPDDGALFAVRVEVPGPPAAVYRPHPGAGRPGPAPAEAGA, encoded by the coding sequence GTGACCGAGGACCCGCGCCCGACCCGCCCCGACCGCCTCGAACTCGGCGAGGGCATCCGCTGGACCGGCGACGCCCTCGTCCTCGTCGACATCCTCGAAGGCCGCCTGCTGACGGCGCCCCAGGACCCCACCGCACCCCTGCGGACGCTGGCCGAACTGCCCGTCCCCCTGGGCGCGGTGGCCCCCGTCGCGGACCGGCCCGGCACCTGGATCGCCGCCGCGGGCACCGGGATCTGCCTGCTCGGCCCCGACGGCGCCACCACCTGGCTGGCGCGGCCCGAGGCGGCTGCCCACCCCGCCCGGCGCATGAACGACGGCACCGCCGACCCGTCCGGCCGATTCTGGGCGGGCAGCATGGGCTACGACGCCGACGAGGACGCGGGCTCCCTCTACCGGGTGGACCACGACGGCACGGTGACCCGGGTCCTCGACGGCATCACGGTGCCGAACGGGCCCGCGTTCACGGCCGACGGACGCGCGATGTACCTGGCCGAGAGCGCCCGGGGCGTCGTCCGGCGCTACCCCGTCGACCCGGCGACAGGCGGCCTCGGCACCCCGACGACCTTCGTCACCATGGACGGCGGCAGCCCCGACGGCATGGCCGTCGACGACGAGGGCGGCGTGTGGATGGCCGTCTGGGGCACCGGGACGGTGCGCCGGTACCGGCAGGACGGCGCACTCGACCGCACCCTGCGGCTGCCCGCCGCCCAGCCCGCCGGGGTCTGCCTCCAGGGCGATGTCCTGCACATCACCACGGCCCGGGTCGGCCTCACCCGGCCGGGCCCCGACGACGGTGCCCTGTTCGCGGTCCGGGTCGAGGTACCGGGCCCACCGGCGGCCGTCTACCGCCCGCACCCCGGTGCCGGGCGGCCCGGGCCGGCACCGGCGGAGGCGGGCGCATGA
- a CDS encoding sugar kinase, producing MNAPWPPAAGPVVCVGETMTALAPEPPDSVETGESLRLSVAGAESNVAMYLADLGLAAVWLSALGDDPFGRRVRAAVAAAGVDVSGVRSDPDRPTGLLVKEPGPSGTRVHYYRRGSAASALGPGVLDDPRLGSAALLHLTGVTPALSPSCAALVERALATPAADRPYAISFDVNHRPALWPEGTAATVLRDLADRADIVFVGLDEAQRLWGADLEAGGVRTLLPHPRLLVVKDGGRAATAFGDGTQVTVEALRTEVVEPVGAGDAFAAGFLAGLLRDGDLISALRLGHITAASALRVIGDHGPLPESGTVERLLGLTERAWAELNTFERAGHTPSSPPLTG from the coding sequence ATGAACGCCCCATGGCCCCCGGCGGCCGGACCGGTGGTCTGCGTCGGCGAGACGATGACCGCGCTGGCCCCCGAACCGCCCGACTCCGTGGAAACCGGCGAGAGCCTGCGGCTGTCCGTGGCGGGCGCGGAGTCCAACGTGGCGATGTACCTCGCGGACCTGGGCCTTGCCGCCGTATGGCTCTCGGCCCTCGGCGACGACCCGTTCGGCCGGCGGGTGCGGGCCGCCGTCGCCGCGGCGGGCGTCGACGTCTCGGGCGTACGGTCCGACCCGGACCGGCCGACGGGCCTGCTCGTGAAGGAGCCGGGGCCCTCCGGCACCCGCGTCCACTACTACCGGCGCGGTTCGGCGGCCTCGGCGCTGGGGCCCGGCGTCCTGGACGATCCGCGGCTCGGGTCGGCGGCGCTCCTCCACCTCACGGGCGTGACCCCCGCGCTCTCCCCGTCCTGCGCCGCCCTGGTGGAACGGGCGCTCGCCACCCCCGCGGCCGACCGCCCGTACGCCATCAGCTTCGACGTCAACCACCGCCCGGCGCTGTGGCCGGAGGGCACGGCGGCCACGGTCCTCCGCGACCTGGCCGACCGCGCCGACATCGTCTTCGTCGGCCTGGACGAGGCGCAGCGCCTGTGGGGCGCGGACCTCGAGGCGGGCGGCGTCCGCACGCTGCTGCCGCATCCGCGCCTGCTCGTCGTCAAGGACGGCGGACGGGCGGCGACCGCCTTCGGCGACGGGACACAGGTCACGGTGGAGGCGCTGCGCACGGAGGTGGTGGAGCCGGTCGGCGCGGGGGACGCCTTCGCCGCCGGTTTCCTGGCGGGGCTGCTGCGCGACGGCGACCTGATCTCGGCGCTGCGACTCGGCCACATCACGGCCGCGTCCGCGCTCAGGGTGATCGGGGACCACGGCCCGCTGCCGGAATCCGGGACGGTCGAGCGGCTGCTCGGGCTCACCGAACGGGCCTGGGCGGAGCTGAACACCTTCGAGCGCGCGGGGCATACGCCGTCCTCGCCGCCGCTCACCGGTTGA
- a CDS encoding ATP-binding protein: protein MPDPSHAATWRFALPHTTAAVPLARALIRNTLADIGAPVDGDTAELLTAELVANAVRHTDGDEPIELVVELVPTGGWQVEVHDQDPNPPGGLDGLGRPEGPKRPDGLAEGGRGLLLIRTLSADAGYRPTPYGKAVWFILPPTDDSAAAEPPTERPTER, encoded by the coding sequence GTGCCCGATCCCTCCCACGCCGCCACCTGGCGCTTCGCCCTGCCGCACACGACGGCCGCCGTACCGCTGGCGCGCGCGCTGATCCGGAACACCCTGGCCGACATCGGGGCACCCGTGGACGGCGACACGGCGGAGCTGCTGACGGCGGAGCTGGTGGCCAACGCGGTGCGGCACACGGACGGCGACGAGCCGATAGAGCTGGTGGTGGAGCTGGTGCCGACCGGGGGCTGGCAGGTCGAGGTGCACGACCAGGACCCGAATCCGCCCGGCGGGCTGGACGGGCTGGGCCGCCCCGAAGGGCCCAAGAGACCCGACGGCCTCGCCGAGGGCGGACGCGGTCTGCTGCTGATCCGGACCCTCAGCGCGGACGCGGGCTACCGGCCGACCCCCTACGGCAAGGCCGTCTGGTTCATCCTTCCGCCCACGGATGACTCCGCGGCCGCGGAGCCCCCCACGGAACGCCCTACGGAGCGCTGA
- the argF gene encoding ornithine carbamoyltransferase: MAIDLTGRHFLKELDFTADEFRRLIELAAELKAAKRAGTEERRLRGKNIALVFEKTSTRTRCAFEVAAADQGASTTYLDPVGSQIGHKESVKDTARVLGRMYDAIEYRGHGQGVVEELAAHAGVPVYNGLTDEWHPTQMLADVLTMSEHSDKPLGQVAYAYLGDARYNMGNSYLVTGALLGMDVRIVAPSLLWPDNTIVELARQLAAATGARISLTENVEEGVRGADFVATDVWVSMGEPKEVWDERIALLGPYAVTMDVLRATGNDDVKFLHCLPAFHDLGTDVGREIHERHGLTELEVTDEVFESEHSVVFDEAENRMHTIKAVLVATLSAP; encoded by the coding sequence ATGGCGATTGACCTCACCGGCCGCCACTTCCTCAAGGAGCTGGACTTCACCGCCGACGAGTTCCGCCGCCTGATCGAGCTCGCCGCCGAGCTGAAGGCGGCCAAGCGCGCGGGCACCGAGGAGCGGCGGCTGCGGGGCAAGAACATCGCCCTGGTCTTCGAGAAGACCTCCACCCGCACCCGCTGCGCCTTCGAGGTCGCGGCCGCCGACCAGGGCGCCTCCACGACCTATCTCGATCCGGTCGGCTCGCAGATCGGCCACAAGGAGTCGGTCAAGGACACGGCGCGGGTGCTCGGCCGGATGTACGACGCGATCGAGTACCGGGGCCACGGCCAGGGCGTCGTCGAGGAGCTCGCCGCACACGCCGGGGTGCCCGTCTACAACGGCCTCACCGACGAGTGGCACCCCACCCAGATGCTCGCCGACGTGCTGACCATGAGCGAGCACAGCGACAAGCCGCTGGGCCAGGTCGCCTACGCCTACCTCGGCGACGCCCGGTACAACATGGGCAACTCCTACCTCGTCACCGGCGCCCTGCTGGGCATGGACGTCCGTATCGTCGCGCCCAGCCTGCTGTGGCCCGACAACACCATCGTGGAGCTGGCGCGCCAGCTCGCCGCGGCCACCGGCGCCCGGATCTCGCTCACCGAGAACGTCGAGGAGGGGGTGCGCGGCGCGGACTTCGTGGCCACCGATGTGTGGGTGTCCATGGGCGAGCCCAAGGAGGTGTGGGACGAGCGGATAGCGCTGCTGGGGCCGTACGCGGTGACGATGGACGTGCTGCGCGCGACGGGCAACGACGACGTGAAGTTCCTGCACTGCCTGCCGGCCTTCCACGACCTGGGCACCGACGTCGGCCGGGAGATCCACGAGCGGCACGGGCTGACCGAGCTGGAGGTCACCGACGAGGTCTTCGAATCCGAGCACTCGGTCGTCTTCGACGAGGCGGAGAACCGGATGCACACGATCAAGGCGGTGCTGGTCGCGACCCTCAGCGCTCCGTAG